A genomic region of Rhizobium sp. NXC24 contains the following coding sequences:
- the dmeR gene encoding Ni(II)/Co(II)-sensing transcriptional repressor DmeR, producing MSHTVREQAKLLSRVRRLKGQMEAVERALEAERPCGEVLQLLASIRGALTGLTGEILEDHLREHVLEAESEPARRQAVDEISDVLKTYLR from the coding sequence ATGTCCCATACTGTCCGTGAGCAAGCCAAGCTTCTTTCCCGCGTCCGCCGCCTCAAGGGGCAGATGGAGGCGGTGGAGCGGGCGTTGGAGGCTGAGCGGCCCTGCGGGGAGGTCTTGCAGCTTCTCGCGTCCATCCGCGGCGCCCTGACAGGACTGACCGGCGAGATATTGGAAGATCATTTGCGGGAGCACGTGCTCGAAGCCGAAAGCGAGCCGGCCCGCCGTCAGGCGGTCGATGAAATATCCGATGTGCTGAAGACCTATCTGCGCTGA
- the dmeF gene encoding CDF family Co(II)/Ni(II) efflux transporter DmeF, producing the protein MSTSSDALTHSHVFLGSAHRRNERRVWLVIALTTVMMVVEIAAGTLYGSMALVADGWHMSTHASAMLISALAYLYARRHAHNSRFTFGTGKLGDLAGFASAIILAMIALLMAWESLLRLQNPVAINFREAIAIAVVGLLVNLVSAWLLRDDHDHHHGHSHAHGHDHHHHHDHDHHHGHNHGKDNNLRSAYVHVIADAMTSVLAIIALLLGSRFGWTFLDPLMGIVGGLVILQWSLSLARASGSILLDFIPQGENLPDEIRVLIETGDDRITDLHVWQVGPGHHAAIVAVVTPEPRDPAFYKARLADIHELSHVTVEVVVKKAA; encoded by the coding sequence ATGAGTACTTCTTCGGATGCGTTGACGCATAGCCATGTGTTTCTGGGCTCCGCTCACCGTCGCAACGAGCGCCGCGTCTGGCTGGTCATTGCGCTGACGACAGTGATGATGGTGGTCGAAATCGCCGCCGGGACGTTGTACGGCTCGATGGCGCTGGTTGCCGATGGCTGGCACATGTCGACGCATGCCAGCGCCATGCTGATTTCGGCACTGGCCTATCTCTATGCCCGTCGCCATGCCCATAATTCTCGCTTCACCTTCGGCACCGGAAAGCTCGGCGATCTCGCCGGCTTCGCCAGCGCCATCATCCTCGCCATGATCGCGCTCTTGATGGCTTGGGAAAGCCTGCTGCGATTGCAGAATCCGGTGGCAATCAATTTTCGCGAGGCGATCGCCATTGCCGTTGTCGGCCTCCTCGTCAATCTCGTCAGCGCCTGGCTGCTGCGCGACGACCACGACCACCATCATGGGCACTCCCATGCGCATGGACATGATCATCATCACCACCATGATCATGACCATCATCACGGTCATAATCACGGCAAGGACAACAATCTGCGCTCGGCCTATGTCCACGTCATTGCCGACGCCATGACCTCGGTTTTGGCCATCATCGCCCTTCTGCTCGGCAGCCGTTTCGGCTGGACCTTTCTCGATCCCTTGATGGGCATCGTCGGCGGCCTGGTGATCCTGCAGTGGTCCTTGAGCCTAGCGCGTGCCTCGGGTTCAATTCTGCTCGACTTCATTCCGCAGGGCGAGAACCTGCCGGATGAGATCCGGGTGCTCATTGAAACGGGCGATGACCGCATTACCGATCTGCATGTCTGGCAGGTCGGACCCGGCCACCATGCGGCGATCGTCGCTGTTGTAACGCCGGAGCCGC